In the genome of Methylophaga nitratireducenticrescens, one region contains:
- a CDS encoding HigA family addiction module antitoxin: protein MANMPSKCPVTGNRVINGSASVTPEMALALEQVGAGSAEFWLTMQANYDLFQLRHSRGAA, encoded by the coding sequence ATGGCCAACATGCCATCAAAGTGTCCGGTAACTGGCAATCGGGTCATTAACGGCAGCGCCTCTGTCACACCCGAAATGGCATTGGCTTTGGAACAGGTCGGGGCTGGCAGTGCTGAGTTCTGGCTAACCATGCAAGCCAATTATGATTTGTTTCAGCTTCGTCACAGCCGAGGTGCGGCTTAG
- a CDS encoding FecR domain-containing protein, with protein MTDVNGTLNGESLPDAIVDDAILWAVKLNYNHVSEQNQQAFEAWLNADPLHAKAWQRIRLMQAEFSSLPEKLALQTLNKVEATRQTLHLDRRQALKLLSLSGVFAMSGWLAHQHTPWQRLLADASTAIGEQRTVTLADGSVIQLNTGTAISTELDPTQRTIILHRGEILITTGVDDAFSNKRPFWVQTPVGKLQALGTRFVVKLEQDRALVSVQQGAVELHPANSNESLIVPAGERRWLTVDKTQAAANSGFEDDAWADGVIAGQNIRLADLLTELARYRHGVVHCDPRIKELRVSGIFHLKNTDQALQFLVQTQPIKLNYRTRFWVSVSPG; from the coding sequence ATGACCGATGTAAACGGGACGCTTAATGGTGAGTCCTTACCGGATGCAATTGTGGATGATGCCATCCTCTGGGCCGTTAAGCTAAATTACAATCACGTCTCTGAACAAAATCAGCAGGCCTTTGAAGCCTGGTTAAACGCTGATCCACTGCATGCCAAAGCCTGGCAACGTATCCGTTTGATGCAGGCAGAATTTTCCTCATTACCGGAAAAGCTGGCCTTACAGACGCTGAATAAAGTAGAAGCCACGCGACAAACTCTTCATCTGGATCGCCGTCAGGCACTTAAATTATTGTCGTTATCCGGTGTTTTTGCGATGAGTGGCTGGCTCGCACATCAGCACACGCCCTGGCAACGATTGTTAGCGGATGCCAGTACTGCAATTGGTGAGCAACGAACGGTGACACTGGCAGATGGCAGCGTCATCCAGCTCAACACCGGTACGGCTATCAGCACGGAACTCGATCCAACACAACGCACGATTATTCTGCATCGTGGAGAAATTCTTATTACCACCGGGGTTGATGATGCCTTTTCCAATAAACGTCCGTTTTGGGTGCAAACGCCTGTTGGCAAACTACAAGCTTTGGGTACCCGTTTTGTGGTCAAGCTGGAGCAAGATCGGGCGTTAGTCAGCGTTCAACAAGGTGCTGTTGAATTGCATCCGGCCAACAGTAATGAATCATTGATAGTCCCAGCAGGAGAACGTCGTTGGTTAACAGTAGATAAAACGCAAGCAGCAGCAAATTCCGGCTTTGAGGATGATGCCTGGGCCGATGGTGTGATTGCCGGTCAGAATATTCGATTGGCGGATTTGTTAACCGAACTGGCTCGTTATCGTCATGGAGTAGTGCATTGCGACCCACGAATTAAAGAACTTCGGGTTTCCGGTATTTTTCATTTGAAAAATACCGATCAGGCATTACAGTTTCTAGTTCAGACCCAACCTATCAAGCTCAACTACCGCACCCGTTTTTGGGTCTCGGTATCGCCCGGCTAA
- a CDS encoding sigma factor, which translates to MARQINPQQDVLTLYSDHHNWLQSWLLAKLGNRFDAADLAQDVFVRLLNRQQSIQPK; encoded by the coding sequence TTGGCTAGACAGATAAATCCACAACAGGACGTGTTGACGTTGTACAGCGACCACCATAATTGGTTGCAAAGTTGGCTGCTTGCGAAATTAGGTAATCGCTTTGATGCGGCTGATCTGGCGCAAGATGTATTTGTCAGGCTGCTTAATCGCCAGCAATCCATACAGCCCAAATAG
- a CDS encoding TonB-dependent siderophore receptor, with protein MIMTACLAIPPKMPIAHHRLRYPVLSTMLKINIVCLLGGAMVSQTAYAESQSNGVIETDSKIFSVPAGQLHQALDSFARRAGVNLTYDAALLQGLTTEGINGRYTVDEALSMLLVNSGLQLSHIGSGGYLIASSGEVKSEITLPALIVGAAAEKNTSIMSLNAPSSISKFGTSVKETPASISIIDKEFIRETGAKTVDEALLYTPGVHSGNSGFSTRADWITIRGVDDLVNYRDGLRGYGGEGGPRVNVYSLDNIEVLKGPSAAMYGQGGLGGILNTTTKLPQADSQHEVWLQGGSYDRKQAAFDSTGALTDDGKFLYRIVGLQRDSDTQVDYVNDDSYFLAPSFTWKPSDKTKVTLHLHHQEDDSIMGEQFLPQSGSLESASRGKISTSTFVGEPDWDRLDKDTTEMSLFIDHTLTDTWQLSASARQSESSSTFRSHRTPFFSASNQPNADGNITRIVRTLDTDNKLTNLDVHLKGNFTTGLTQHSMSVGIDYFKSLSESDNFFLGIGQGGEFNLYEPSYGNVQSEVVNPFDLNDSEIKQTGLYLADHITLNNWSLSIALRHDNYQNTQLNVDAPNITHKETETTKQAGIMYNFDNGISPYVSYAESFTPNTGNDGTAASNILKPTKGEQRELGIKYLSPEQDVGLTFAYFDIEQENRVSDGFTFGGVQQIGAAVKGWEIEAKKAWQNLTLQASYTDLDAQDKGADTRIPHMPEKLATLWGQYQLPMGIRLGAGVRYKGNIVGAGDGPLLPSVTLFDATIGYSFDDWDFSLDAKNLTDKTYIARCRSENADCYYGDRRTITANARYSF; from the coding sequence ATGATTATGACTGCTTGCTTAGCCATTCCCCCCAAAATGCCAATAGCTCATCATCGACTGCGATATCCGGTCTTATCGACTATGCTGAAAATAAACATTGTCTGTCTGCTGGGTGGCGCAATGGTTAGCCAAACCGCTTATGCCGAAAGCCAATCAAACGGCGTGATTGAAACCGACAGTAAAATATTTAGCGTACCAGCCGGACAGCTTCATCAAGCTTTGGATAGCTTTGCCCGTCGTGCTGGTGTAAACCTGACCTACGACGCTGCTTTGTTGCAAGGGTTAACAACGGAGGGAATAAACGGACGATATACAGTTGATGAAGCTCTGAGTATGTTACTGGTAAATAGCGGATTACAGCTCAGTCATATAGGAAGTGGAGGATATTTAATCGCCTCCTCGGGGGAGGTAAAGAGCGAAATAACCTTGCCAGCATTGATCGTTGGTGCTGCTGCGGAAAAGAACACTTCCATCATGTCACTAAACGCTCCTTCAAGCATCAGTAAATTTGGCACTAGCGTAAAAGAAACACCTGCTTCCATTTCCATTATAGATAAAGAGTTTATTCGCGAGACTGGCGCCAAAACTGTAGATGAAGCTTTGCTTTACACACCAGGGGTTCACTCGGGCAACTCCGGTTTTTCTACTCGTGCAGATTGGATCACTATTCGTGGTGTTGATGATCTTGTCAATTATCGTGATGGATTACGAGGCTATGGTGGCGAGGGCGGGCCTCGGGTAAACGTCTATTCCCTTGATAATATTGAGGTTCTCAAAGGACCTAGTGCCGCCATGTATGGCCAAGGTGGACTAGGCGGAATACTCAATACAACGACCAAGCTTCCTCAAGCTGACTCACAACACGAAGTGTGGCTACAGGGCGGTAGCTATGATCGAAAGCAAGCTGCTTTTGACAGTACAGGAGCGTTAACCGATGACGGAAAATTCTTATATCGTATTGTTGGACTACAACGGGACAGTGATACCCAAGTGGACTATGTCAACGATGACAGCTACTTTCTGGCGCCCAGCTTTACGTGGAAACCCAGCGATAAAACCAAGGTTACACTACACCTGCATCACCAAGAAGATGACAGCATCATGGGTGAGCAGTTTCTCCCCCAGTCTGGCTCTCTGGAATCCGCTTCGAGAGGCAAAATTTCAACCAGTACCTTCGTTGGGGAGCCAGATTGGGATCGCTTGGATAAAGACACCACGGAAATGTCTTTATTTATTGACCATACTCTTACGGATACATGGCAACTGAGCGCTTCAGCCAGACAAAGTGAGTCATCATCAACTTTTCGCTCTCATCGAACGCCATTTTTCAGTGCCAGTAACCAACCCAATGCAGACGGCAATATCACGCGGATTGTGCGTACATTGGATACCGATAATAAACTTACTAATCTTGATGTACACCTTAAGGGAAACTTTACGACGGGCTTAACTCAGCACAGTATGAGTGTTGGTATAGATTATTTTAAGTCATTAAGTGAATCGGACAATTTTTTCCTTGGCATAGGGCAAGGGGGCGAGTTTAACCTTTACGAGCCAAGCTATGGCAATGTTCAAAGCGAAGTCGTTAACCCTTTTGATCTCAATGACAGTGAAATTAAACAAACTGGCTTGTATCTCGCTGATCATATTACACTTAATAACTGGTCGCTTTCTATCGCATTGCGCCATGACAATTATCAAAACACTCAACTAAATGTCGATGCTCCAAATATCACTCATAAGGAAACGGAAACCACAAAACAAGCTGGGATAATGTACAACTTTGATAATGGTATATCTCCTTATGTTAGCTATGCAGAGTCTTTCACTCCTAACACAGGCAACGATGGTACAGCCGCCAGCAATATTCTGAAACCTACCAAAGGAGAGCAAAGGGAGCTGGGTATTAAATACCTTTCTCCAGAGCAAGACGTAGGGCTCACATTCGCTTACTTTGATATTGAACAAGAAAACCGCGTTTCAGATGGTTTCACTTTTGGTGGTGTGCAACAAATCGGTGCGGCTGTCAAAGGTTGGGAAATAGAAGCGAAAAAAGCATGGCAGAACCTGACATTACAAGCTAGCTACACAGATCTGGATGCACAAGACAAAGGTGCAGATACCCGAATTCCTCATATGCCAGAAAAGCTTGCCACACTTTGGGGACAATACCAACTTCCTATGGGGATACGTCTCGGTGCAGGTGTCCGCTATAAAGGAAATATTGTTGGTGCTGGAGATGGTCCGTTGTTACCTTCTGTCACACTCTTTGATGCAACCATAGGTTACTCGTTCGACGACTGGGATTTTAGTCTAGACGCAAAAAACCTTACTGATAAAACATATATCGCGCGTTGTCGTTCAGAAAACGCGGATTGTTACTATGGAGACCGTAGAACGATTACTGCCAATGCTAGGTATAGTTTTTAA
- a CDS encoding Fic family protein gives MAQYNQYSGHQTLFHDFPVLEKGETYAGYAALIDGHKLTVPAPDSLSAISTKHRKVERSHWQLYTPRHKPDDTLQGHLTFALKYEGIDLAVLKALFNGIEPQEIVDFVKAEPTGAYSRRIWFLYEWLTDTQLDLDDATQGNFVPLLNDKHQYAATPHNSKRHRVRNNLPGTREFCPLIRRTEKLDQFIAMNLSQTAVDHIGKTHADLQSRAAAFLLLKDSKASYTIEGEKPAHNRIERWGRIIGEAGQRMLSVEELEYLQSIVIADNRFIRLGCRIEGGFVGDHDRTTGMPMPVHISARSEDLQSLLSGLLETYQRLTNSDYDAVLIATIIAFGFVFIHPFEDGNGRLHRYLFHHMLAEKSFAPKGLVFPVSAVILDRIDDYRLTLEHYSKHRLDLIEWRPTDKGNVEVLNDTIDLYRYFDATKQAEFLFECVEETVNKTLPEEVDYLTKYELLNSFIKIYIDMPDKLVDLLIRFLNQHQGQLSNRARSKEFSALTDNEVQAIENKYNEIFHVG, from the coding sequence GCACCGGATAGCCTTAGCGCCATAAGCACAAAACATCGAAAAGTCGAGCGCAGCCATTGGCAGCTTTACACGCCTCGTCATAAACCCGACGACACGCTGCAAGGCCATCTCACGTTTGCGTTGAAGTATGAAGGTATTGATCTCGCCGTTCTTAAAGCGCTGTTTAACGGAATTGAGCCGCAAGAAATCGTCGACTTTGTCAAAGCTGAACCAACAGGTGCCTATAGTCGCCGCATCTGGTTTTTGTATGAATGGCTGACCGACACACAACTTGATTTGGATGATGCTACTCAGGGTAACTTTGTTCCCTTGCTTAATGACAAGCATCAATATGCAGCCACACCACATAATTCCAAACGTCACCGTGTTCGTAATAATTTGCCGGGCACTCGTGAGTTCTGCCCGTTGATTCGGCGTACTGAAAAACTGGATCAGTTTATCGCCATGAATCTGTCACAGACAGCAGTGGATCACATCGGAAAAACACATGCGGATTTACAAAGCCGGGCGGCAGCATTTCTCTTACTAAAAGACTCCAAGGCATCCTATACGATAGAAGGCGAGAAGCCGGCGCATAATCGTATTGAACGTTGGGGCAGAATCATTGGCGAAGCCGGACAACGGATGTTGAGCGTTGAAGAACTGGAGTATCTTCAATCTATTGTGATTGCGGATAACCGATTCATTAGACTCGGATGCCGAATTGAAGGCGGTTTCGTTGGCGATCATGACCGCACCACCGGTATGCCAATGCCAGTGCATATCTCAGCTCGCTCAGAGGATTTGCAAAGCTTACTTTCCGGGTTATTAGAAACCTATCAGCGTTTAACTAACAGTGATTATGATGCGGTTCTTATCGCTACGATTATTGCATTCGGTTTTGTATTTATTCATCCCTTTGAAGATGGCAATGGTCGGCTTCATCGCTATCTGTTTCATCACATGTTGGCTGAAAAAAGCTTTGCACCGAAGGGGCTGGTGTTTCCGGTGTCTGCCGTTATTTTGGATCGTATCGACGATTACCGACTTACATTGGAGCATTACTCCAAGCACCGATTAGATCTGATCGAATGGCGCCCAACAGACAAAGGTAATGTCGAAGTTCTCAATGACACAATCGACTTATATCGTTATTTCGATGCAACTAAGCAGGCAGAATTTTTGTTTGAATGTGTTGAAGAAACGGTCAATAAAACCTTGCCTGAAGAGGTGGACTATCTGACAAAATATGAGCTTTTAAACAGTTTCATTAAAATCTATATCGATATGCCAGATAAGTTGGTTGATTTGTTAATCCGGTTTCTAAATCAGCATCAAGGACAACTATCAAACCGGGCCCGCAGCAAAGAATTCTCAGCACTGACGGATAATGAGGTTCAGGCTATCGAAAATAAATATAACGAAATATTTCATGTCGGATGA